Proteins from a single region of Gossypium arboreum isolate Shixiya-1 chromosome 1, ASM2569848v2, whole genome shotgun sequence:
- the LOC108480607 gene encoding glucose-6-phosphate/phosphate translocator 1, chloroplastic-like: MSFTIKQSALATCIDVSNSLVYKRSPSIRRHPFSPVLNLQNIPKRTNVLVSKPLHISSVECTGKEKKPIIQCNAYEADKSEPIEAAEQVKSEAAKRVKIGIYFATWWGLNVVFNIYNKKVLNAYPYPWLTSTLSLACGSLMMLISWATRIAETPKTDFEFWKTLFPVAVAHTIGHVAATVSMSKVAVSFTHIIKSGEPAFSVLVSRFLLGENFPLSVYLSLIPIIGGCALSALTELNFNMTGFMGAMISNLAFVLRNIFSKKGMKGKSVSGMNYYACLSLLSLVILTPFAIAVEGPQMWAAGWETALSQIGPQFIWWVAAQSIFYHLYNQVSYMSLDEISPLTFSVGNTMKRISVIVSSIIIFHTPVQPINALGAAIAILGTFLYSQAKA; encoded by the exons ATGAGTTTCACCATTAAACAATCAGCTTTAGCTACATGCATAGATGTCTCTAATTCTCTTGTTTACAAAAGATCACCTTCAATTCGTAGACATCCCTTTTCACCAGTTTTGAATCTTCAAAACATCCCGAAAAGAACCAACGTTTTGGTCTCAAAGCCATTGCATATCTCATCTGTTGAGTGTACTGGTAAGGAGAAAAAACCAATAATTCAATGCAACGCTTATGAAGCTGACAAGTCAGAGCCTATTGAGGCAGCAGAGCAAGTGAAATCAGAAGCTGCAAAAAGGGTGAAAATTGGGATTTATTTTGCAACATGGTGGGGGTTGAACGTGGTTTTCAATATTTATAACAAGAAGGTTTTGAATGCTTACCCTTACCCTTGGTTGACTTCAACATTGTCCCTTGCTTGTGGTTCTTTAATGATGTTAATTTCATGGGCTACAAGGATTGCTGAGACCCCAAAAacagattttgagttttggaagaCTTTGTTCCCG GTTGCTGTGGCACATACAATTGGACATGTAGCAGCAACTGTGAGTATGTCTAAGGTTGCAGTTTCATTCACCCACATCATCAAGAGTGGTGAACCTGCTTTCAGTGTCTTGGTTTCAAGGTTCTTGCTTGGAGAGAACTTCCCTTTATCGGTTTACTTGTCTCTTATCCCAATCATTGGCGGATGTGCTCTTTCCGCTTTAACCGAACTCAACTTCAATATGACTG GTTTTATGGGAGCTATGATATCGAACTTGGCATTTGTCCTCCGTAACATATTCTCGAAGAAGGGCATGAAGGGGAAATCCGTTAGTGGGATGAACTACTACGCCTGTCTATCTTTGTTGTCTCTTGTAATTCTCACACCTTTTGCAATTGCTGTAGAGGGACCGCAGATGTGGGCTGCAGGATGGGAAACGGCCTTATCCCAAATTGGACCACAGTTTATCTG GTGGGTAGCGGCCCAAAGTATTTTCTATCATCTCTACAACCAGGTCTCATACATGTCCCTTGATGAGATATCTCCCTTGACATTTAGCGTTGGCAACACCATGAAACGTATATCAGTTATAGTCTCTTCCATCATCATCTTCCACACTCCTGTCCAGCCAATCAATGCTCTAGGAGCTGCCATCGCTATCCTCGGAACCTTCTTGTATTCTCAG GCAAAAGCGTGA